A single region of the Halobacterium wangiae genome encodes:
- a CDS encoding xanthine dehydrogenase family protein molybdopterin-binding subunit, translating to MTEFTEGESIGDAMERREDLELITGHGDYLDDLKRPGMLYASFVRSEYAHARIEDIDTEAAEAHEDVVAVFTHEDVEAAGVPGDIPQIYRVPNLTETEHLLFARERVRYQGKPVAVVVAEDRYTAHHAVDLVDVNYERLETVTDPVEAANEDAPTLHEERPDNVAFTWGTGDEEGVEEAFEAADRTFSFEYENQRIVPNALEPRGALAEYDPYDEQLTVHTPSQQPFLHKTMMADVLDHPERKIRVQAPNIGGGFGSKSMVYPDEVATAFCAMQLHQPVKWIETRGEAFQADEHGRGQYVEAEAAVDEDGQMTGLRVRSTADMGGELGSKGCLAPSTTFGLLLSGQYEIPAIRFDSTAVYTNRTPTGVYRGVGRAEAICTLERLVDHIARELDVDPAEYRRNHLVEPDQFPYETGLGSTYDSGDYEKALDKALDMADYEELRERQAELREEDRYLGIGISCFIESGGLAPSSLSEMFGMGLPDAAVKSSYWESSTIRVHGSGEVTAYVGTASPGTGVETTHSQIVADKLGIDVDDVSLYEGTDTDKVPDGTGSVGSRSAPVGGGAIKHSIDKVVQKATEIAAHHLEASPEDVEFEDGEFFVSGAPGRSMSLQAIATESQVATELPEDMEPGLEATSYYDPENFTWAFGTHVVVVEVDGETGEVDLVDYIGVDDCGVQINPQVVEGQIQGGIAQGIGQALFEGAVYDDNGNLLTGAFQDYTVPKTTLMPDLTLDSTETPSPHNPLGVKGVAESGTIGATPAVANAVVDALEPFGVENVEMPMTDKRVWHAIRDAEEGS from the coding sequence ATGACTGAGTTCACCGAGGGAGAGTCCATCGGCGACGCCATGGAGCGCCGCGAGGACCTGGAGCTCATCACCGGCCACGGCGACTACCTCGACGACCTCAAGCGTCCGGGCATGCTGTACGCGTCGTTCGTCCGCAGCGAGTACGCCCACGCACGCATCGAGGACATCGACACGGAGGCGGCGGAGGCCCACGAGGACGTCGTCGCCGTGTTCACGCACGAGGACGTCGAAGCCGCGGGCGTCCCCGGCGACATCCCACAGATCTACCGCGTACCGAACCTCACGGAGACCGAACACCTGCTGTTCGCCCGGGAGAGGGTCCGCTACCAGGGGAAGCCGGTCGCCGTGGTCGTCGCCGAAGACCGGTACACCGCACACCACGCTGTCGACCTCGTCGACGTGAACTACGAGCGACTGGAGACCGTCACCGACCCCGTCGAAGCGGCGAACGAGGACGCCCCGACGCTCCACGAGGAGCGACCGGACAACGTCGCGTTCACCTGGGGGACCGGCGACGAGGAGGGCGTCGAGGAGGCCTTCGAGGCGGCCGACCGGACGTTCAGCTTCGAGTACGAGAACCAGCGCATCGTCCCGAACGCGCTCGAACCACGGGGGGCACTCGCGGAGTACGACCCCTACGACGAGCAGTTGACCGTCCACACGCCGAGCCAGCAGCCGTTCCTCCACAAGACCATGATGGCGGACGTCCTCGACCACCCCGAGCGGAAGATCAGGGTGCAGGCGCCGAACATCGGCGGCGGGTTCGGGAGCAAGTCGATGGTCTACCCCGATGAGGTGGCGACGGCGTTCTGCGCGATGCAGTTACACCAGCCCGTGAAGTGGATCGAGACGCGCGGCGAGGCGTTCCAGGCCGACGAACACGGCCGCGGCCAGTACGTCGAGGCCGAGGCCGCCGTCGACGAGGACGGCCAGATGACCGGGCTGCGCGTGCGGTCGACCGCGGACATGGGCGGCGAACTCGGTTCGAAGGGCTGTCTCGCGCCGTCGACGACGTTCGGCCTGCTGCTCTCGGGGCAGTACGAGATCCCAGCCATCCGCTTCGACAGCACCGCGGTGTACACGAACCGGACGCCCACGGGTGTCTACCGCGGCGTCGGTCGGGCGGAGGCCATCTGTACGCTCGAACGGCTGGTCGACCACATCGCACGCGAACTCGACGTCGACCCAGCGGAGTACCGTCGCAACCACCTCGTCGAGCCAGACCAGTTCCCCTACGAGACGGGGCTGGGCAGCACCTACGACAGCGGTGACTACGAGAAGGCACTCGACAAGGCCCTCGACATGGCCGACTACGAGGAACTCCGCGAGCGACAGGCGGAACTCCGCGAGGAGGACCGGTACCTCGGTATCGGTATCTCCTGTTTCATCGAGTCCGGCGGCCTCGCGCCGTCGAGTCTCTCGGAGATGTTCGGGATGGGGCTCCCGGACGCCGCCGTGAAGTCCAGTTACTGGGAGTCGAGTACGATTCGCGTCCACGGCTCCGGTGAGGTCACGGCGTACGTCGGGACGGCGAGCCCCGGCACCGGCGTCGAGACGACCCACAGCCAGATCGTCGCCGACAAACTCGGCATCGACGTCGACGACGTCTCCCTCTACGAGGGCACGGACACCGACAAGGTCCCCGACGGCACGGGGAGTGTCGGGTCCCGGAGCGCGCCGGTCGGCGGTGGCGCCATCAAGCACAGCATCGACAAGGTCGTCCAGAAGGCGACCGAGATCGCGGCCCACCACCTCGAGGCGAGTCCGGAGGACGTCGAGTTCGAGGACGGGGAGTTCTTCGTCTCCGGGGCGCCCGGCCGGTCGATGTCCCTGCAGGCCATCGCCACCGAGTCTCAGGTCGCAACGGAACTCCCGGAGGACATGGAACCGGGACTCGAGGCGACCTCGTACTACGACCCAGAGAACTTCACGTGGGCGTTCGGCACCCACGTCGTCGTCGTGGAGGTCGACGGCGAGACGGGCGAGGTCGACCTCGTCGACTACATCGGCGTCGACGACTGCGGCGTCCAGATCAACCCCCAGGTCGTCGAGGGCCAGATCCAGGGCGGCATCGCACAGGGAATCGGCCAGGCGCTCTTCGAGGGCGCGGTGTACGACGACAACGGGAACCTGCTCACCGGCGCGTTCCAGGACTACACGGTGCCGAAGACGACACTCATGCCAGACCTCACACTCGACAGTACGGAGACACCGAGTCCACACAACCCGCTCGGCGTGAAGGGCGTCGCTGAGTCCGGGACAATCGGCGCGACGCCAGCCGTAGCGAACGCCGTCGTGGACGCACTCGAACCGTTCGGCGTGGAGAACGTCGAGATGCCGATGACCGACAAGCGCGTCTGGCACGCCATCCGCGACGCGGAGGAGGGGTCGTAA
- a CDS encoding FAD binding domain-containing protein produces MYPDSFDYYRPDSVEEALELLDEHAMDNPAVLSGGHSLVPTIKSGLASPGVIVDIGEIDDITGVEENGDHVHVGACTRYSDVVGDAIVEEHVPGLAEATGEIGDTQVRNRGTVGGNIAHADPASDLPAVVVATDATIHAQGPDGSRELAADDFFLSVYMTSLGPDEILTGIDFPKLDDGVAAYEKKPSPSSGYAMVGVAVRLEFDGDTVSKAGIAANGALDRAVRLEGAEQELEGSEPTPAVVSAAAEAATDGIDTDEMMDDIQADGAYRAQLLESYTGRALEKAVDRR; encoded by the coding sequence ATGTACCCCGACTCCTTCGACTACTACCGGCCGGACTCCGTCGAGGAGGCCCTGGAGCTGCTGGACGAGCACGCCATGGACAACCCGGCGGTACTCTCCGGCGGGCACAGCCTCGTGCCGACCATCAAGTCGGGCCTGGCGTCGCCCGGCGTCATCGTCGACATCGGCGAGATCGACGACATCACGGGCGTCGAGGAGAACGGGGACCACGTCCACGTCGGCGCGTGCACTCGGTACTCCGACGTGGTCGGCGACGCCATCGTCGAGGAGCACGTGCCCGGCCTCGCGGAGGCCACGGGCGAGATCGGCGACACGCAGGTCCGCAACCGCGGCACGGTCGGCGGGAACATCGCCCACGCCGACCCCGCGTCGGACCTCCCGGCCGTCGTCGTGGCGACGGACGCGACCATCCACGCCCAGGGACCGGACGGCAGCCGGGAGCTGGCGGCCGACGACTTCTTCCTCAGCGTCTACATGACGTCGCTGGGCCCCGACGAGATCCTCACCGGTATCGACTTCCCGAAACTGGACGACGGCGTGGCCGCCTACGAGAAGAAGCCGAGTCCGTCCTCGGGGTACGCGATGGTCGGCGTCGCGGTCCGTCTCGAGTTCGACGGCGACACCGTCTCCAAGGCCGGAATCGCCGCCAACGGCGCCCTCGACCGTGCAGTCCGACTGGAGGGTGCCGAGCAGGAACTCGAGGGCAGCGAGCCGACGCCAGCGGTCGTCTCGGCGGCCGCCGAGGCGGCGACCGACGGCATCGACACCGACGAGATGATGGACGACATCCAGGCCGACGGCGCGTACCGCGCCCAGCTCCTGGAGTCGTACACCGGTCGTGCGCTCGAGAAGGCGGTCGACCGTCGCTAG
- a CDS encoding FAD-dependent monooxygenase, which translates to MTDRVYDYDGPPRVCHEGHVYYESDVMQERYDLPDVGQREQTVADVEDRLDVVVSGGSMGGLFAATALRQAGHDVTVYEETERGKMRERGAGIIAHPEMLTYLEEQGIADWDQIATHTNRTHHLDQTGKPVDVEGHATYTTSWDTVYRNLRDDLPEGTYRMGKETTGVEQHADGVTVSFADGEQVEADLLVVAEGYRSPMREQFVPERTPEYSGYVAYRGTLPESAVLPEYPSTFSDVYNLYHAPRSQFLTYPVPGPNGEMEKGERRINWVWYYPFEEGEALDDLLYDNRGTQRSHSLPPGLMREAVREQQIAIAGEILPPQMEWLVRQTAEPFVQCIYDLAIPQLVFDDVCVLGDAAFFIRPHMAAGTAHAAADALELAESIYNADDLDTALAEWERDQVEMGYRLVEEARRRGDRYTGQF; encoded by the coding sequence ATGACCGACCGGGTCTACGACTACGACGGGCCGCCACGAGTCTGCCACGAGGGCCACGTCTACTACGAATCGGACGTGATGCAGGAGCGCTACGACCTCCCGGACGTCGGCCAGCGCGAACAGACGGTAGCCGACGTCGAGGACCGACTGGACGTCGTCGTCTCGGGCGGGTCGATGGGCGGTCTGTTCGCGGCGACAGCACTCCGACAGGCGGGCCACGACGTGACGGTGTACGAGGAGACCGAACGCGGGAAGATGCGGGAACGCGGCGCGGGCATCATCGCACACCCGGAGATGCTCACGTACCTCGAGGAACAGGGTATCGCCGACTGGGACCAGATCGCGACGCACACGAACCGGACCCACCACCTCGACCAGACCGGGAAGCCCGTCGACGTCGAGGGGCACGCGACGTACACGACGTCCTGGGACACCGTCTACCGGAACCTCCGGGACGACCTGCCGGAGGGGACCTACCGGATGGGCAAGGAGACGACGGGCGTCGAACAGCACGCCGACGGCGTCACCGTCTCGTTCGCGGACGGCGAGCAGGTCGAGGCCGACCTCCTCGTCGTCGCGGAGGGGTACCGTTCGCCGATGCGCGAGCAGTTCGTCCCCGAGCGCACCCCCGAGTACTCGGGCTACGTCGCGTACCGCGGGACGCTCCCCGAGTCGGCGGTCCTCCCCGAGTACCCGTCGACGTTCAGCGACGTCTACAACCTCTACCACGCGCCGCGCTCGCAGTTCCTCACCTACCCGGTTCCGGGGCCGAACGGCGAGATGGAGAAGGGCGAGCGTCGTATCAACTGGGTGTGGTACTACCCCTTCGAGGAGGGCGAGGCGCTGGACGACCTCCTGTACGACAACCGCGGCACCCAGCGGTCGCACTCCCTGCCACCGGGACTGATGCGCGAGGCGGTCCGCGAACAGCAGATAGCGATCGCCGGGGAGATCCTCCCGCCGCAGATGGAGTGGCTCGTCCGGCAGACTGCAGAACCGTTCGTGCAGTGCATCTACGACCTCGCCATCCCCCAGCTGGTGTTCGACGACGTCTGCGTCCTCGGCGACGCGGCGTTCTTCATCCGGCCGCACATGGCCGCGGGAACCGCCCACGCCGCGGCGGACGCCCTCGAACTGGCCGAGTCGATCTACAACGCCGACGACCTCGACACCGCATTGGCGGAGTGGGAGCGCGACCAGGTGGAGATGGGCTACCGCCTCGTCGAGGAAGCGCGACGTAGAGGCGACCGGTACACCGGCCAGTTCTAG
- a CDS encoding VOC family protein, which produces MVRASLNHVSVLARDLEASVAFYCDVLGLERIPAPNFEVPVEWLQAESGQIHLFERDMEPAPYYHFGVTVDDFEGVYQRAQADDLFANWGESSNASVYELPDGAAQMYINDPEGNLVEVDYPDFEAVDKSIVEEVVNRDDLIPQTGAAADGTLNLSPVGSADK; this is translated from the coding sequence ATGGTGCGTGCTAGTCTCAACCACGTGAGTGTACTTGCCAGGGACCTGGAGGCCTCGGTAGCGTTCTACTGTGACGTCCTCGGTCTGGAGCGAATCCCGGCGCCGAACTTCGAGGTGCCGGTCGAGTGGCTGCAGGCCGAGTCGGGGCAGATACACCTCTTCGAACGCGACATGGAGCCCGCCCCCTACTACCACTTCGGGGTCACCGTCGACGACTTCGAGGGGGTCTACCAGCGCGCCCAGGCAGACGACCTGTTCGCGAACTGGGGCGAGAGTTCTAACGCGAGCGTCTACGAACTCCCCGACGGTGCCGCCCAGATGTACATCAACGACCCCGAGGGCAACCTCGTCGAGGTCGACTACCCGGACTTCGAGGCGGTGGACAAGTCCATCGTCGAGGAGGTAGTGAACCGCGACGACCTCATCCCACAGACGGGCGCCGCTGCGGACGGAACGCTCAATCTCTCGCCCGTCGGGTCAGCCGACAAGTGA
- a CDS encoding maleate cis-trans isomerase family protein, producing MTEEFRVGLIVPSSNVTMETEIPAMLDARPKHYGESFTFHSSRMRMQSVTQEELERMDEQSEHCATLLSDAHCDVLAYACLIGIMAQGAGYHEDSEATLYQQTVDNDAAAPVVTSAGALVRALDRLEAEQVTLVAPYVEELTQTVIDYFESSGVDVVDYETLECPDNLEVAQLDQRNLLNIAADLDTDSADALVLSSCVQMPSLTAIQAAEDRFGLPVFSAASATTYEILDHLDLSTQVPGAGRLLDGGIND from the coding sequence ATGACCGAGGAGTTCAGAGTCGGGCTGATAGTCCCGAGTTCGAACGTCACGATGGAGACGGAGATTCCAGCGATGCTCGACGCGCGGCCCAAGCACTACGGCGAATCGTTCACGTTCCACTCCAGTCGGATGCGGATGCAGAGCGTCACCCAGGAGGAACTCGAGCGGATGGACGAGCAGTCCGAGCACTGCGCGACCCTGCTGTCGGACGCCCACTGCGACGTCCTCGCGTACGCCTGTCTCATCGGCATCATGGCCCAGGGCGCCGGCTACCACGAGGACAGCGAGGCGACACTCTACCAGCAGACCGTCGACAACGACGCCGCGGCACCGGTGGTGACGAGCGCCGGCGCGCTCGTGCGGGCGCTCGACCGCCTCGAGGCCGAGCAGGTCACGCTCGTCGCGCCCTACGTCGAGGAACTCACGCAGACGGTCATCGACTACTTCGAGAGCAGCGGCGTCGACGTCGTCGACTACGAGACGCTGGAGTGTCCCGACAACCTCGAAGTCGCACAGCTAGACCAGCGGAACCTCCTGAACATCGCTGCGGACCTGGATACGGACTCCGCCGACGCGCTGGTGCTGTCCTCGTGCGTCCAGATGCCGTCGCTCACCGCGATACAGGCCGCCGAGGACCGCTTCGGTCTCCCGGTGTTCTCGGCCGCCTCCGCCACCACGTACGAGATTCTCGACCACCTGGACCTCAGTACACAGGTCCCAGGGGCGGGGCGACTCCTCGACGGCGGCATCAACGACTAG
- a CDS encoding IclR family transcriptional regulator: MNRRDAGPRTPVKTAERTLELVEFLKEADGATLTEATEAVDLPKSSVHNYLQTLAHHGYVVEDDGAYEVGLRFLDLGAYARTRVPLYPVAEPELEAVAEETGELANLLVEQDGRGTFIYRMKGENAVKIDSYNGQQILLHTTAIGKSILASLPEERVESILDRHGLPAKTENTITDREELHETLDEIRAEGFSYDHEERISGLNCVATPLFHDGEVVGAISVTGPTSRMSLERIDGEIKQQLQNAKNIIELNLSYS, from the coding sequence ATGAATCGACGTGACGCGGGCCCACGGACGCCGGTCAAGACGGCGGAGCGAACGCTGGAACTCGTGGAGTTCCTCAAGGAGGCCGACGGCGCCACGTTGACCGAGGCGACGGAGGCAGTCGACCTCCCGAAGAGTAGCGTCCACAACTACCTCCAGACGCTCGCCCACCACGGCTACGTCGTCGAGGACGACGGTGCCTACGAGGTCGGCCTGCGCTTCCTCGACCTCGGCGCGTACGCCCGCACCAGGGTCCCGCTCTACCCAGTCGCCGAACCCGAACTCGAGGCCGTCGCCGAGGAGACCGGCGAACTCGCGAACCTCCTCGTCGAGCAGGACGGCCGCGGCACGTTCATCTACCGCATGAAGGGCGAGAACGCCGTGAAGATCGACTCCTACAACGGCCAGCAGATACTCCTCCACACGACGGCCATCGGGAAGTCGATACTCGCGTCCCTCCCCGAGGAGCGGGTGGAGTCTATCCTGGACCGCCACGGGCTCCCCGCGAAGACCGAGAACACCATCACCGACCGCGAGGAACTCCACGAGACCCTCGACGAGATCCGCGCAGAGGGGTTCTCCTACGATCACGAGGAGCGCATCAGCGGCCTCAACTGCGTCGCAACGCCGCTGTTCCACGACGGCGAGGTCGTGGGCGCCATCAGCGTCACGGGACCGACCAGCCGGATGTCCCTGGAGCGCATCGACGGCGAGATAAAACAGCAGCTCCAGAACGCCAAGAACATCATCGAACTCAACCTCTCGTATTCCTGA
- a CDS encoding D-2-hydroxyacid dehydrogenase, producing the protein MTVETPFDRLAIVEWGDHPCPPEHLRDLLTDLDCEVVVRDVSDLADCDAAVTVYHHEQFLGSVDWVHTIRSGYEDFPLDAYEAGGITLTNSTGVAGDLVAESALGMMLAQAKGLHHYRDNQGDADWERTHWERPFELGRASVCVVGLGALGSSVATRAAALGMDVWGVDVRPVSALGLDRVYDVSRLEEAVADARFVVLTAPLRESTRGLVGAEALVAMREDAFLVNVSRGEIVEQNALVAALESGEIAGAALDVFATEPLEPESPLWEMDEVIVTPHAAAQSNNYGEKVAELVTNNATCLAADREPWNRIV; encoded by the coding sequence ATGACCGTCGAGACGCCGTTCGACCGACTCGCCATCGTGGAGTGGGGCGACCACCCGTGTCCACCGGAGCACCTCCGCGACCTGCTCACGGACCTCGACTGCGAGGTCGTCGTGCGCGACGTGTCCGACCTGGCGGACTGCGACGCCGCGGTCACCGTCTACCACCACGAGCAGTTCCTCGGGAGCGTCGATTGGGTCCACACCATCCGGTCGGGGTACGAGGACTTCCCACTGGACGCCTACGAGGCCGGAGGCATCACGCTGACGAACAGTACGGGGGTCGCCGGCGACCTCGTCGCGGAGAGCGCACTCGGCATGATGCTCGCACAGGCGAAGGGGCTCCACCACTACCGGGACAACCAGGGCGACGCAGACTGGGAGCGCACCCACTGGGAGCGCCCGTTCGAACTCGGCAGGGCGTCCGTCTGCGTGGTCGGCCTCGGCGCGCTGGGGTCGAGCGTTGCGACGCGCGCCGCGGCGCTCGGCATGGACGTCTGGGGCGTCGACGTCAGGCCGGTGTCGGCACTCGGTCTGGACCGCGTCTACGACGTGAGCCGACTCGAGGAGGCCGTCGCGGACGCGCGCTTCGTCGTGCTCACCGCTCCGCTCAGGGAGTCCACGCGCGGCCTCGTCGGTGCCGAGGCGCTCGTCGCGATGCGCGAGGACGCGTTCCTGGTGAATGTGAGTCGCGGGGAGATCGTCGAACAGAACGCGCTGGTGGCCGCCCTTGAGAGCGGCGAAATCGCCGGTGCAGCCCTGGACGTGTTCGCCACGGAACCGCTCGAGCCCGAGTCGCCGCTCTGGGAGATGGACGAGGTCATCGTCACGCCCCACGCCGCGGCACAGTCGAACAACTACGGCGAGAAGGTTGCGGAGCTCGTCACGAACAACGCGACGTGTCTCGCCGCCGACCGGGAACCCTGGAACCGGATCGTCTGA
- the lpdA gene encoding dihydrolipoyl dehydrogenase, giving the protein MVMGDIATGTDVLVVGGGPGGYVAAIRAAQHDLDTTLVERDAYGGTCLNYGCIPSKALITATDLAHDAGEAAEMGVVADPEIDMPAMADWKDGVVDQLTGGVEKLCKANGVNLVEGTAAFEDEHTARIAHGGSGQGMETIEFEHAIVATGSRAIEVPGFDFEDDPVWSSRDALDAEAVPDELVVVGAGYIGMELSTTFAKAGSDVTVVEMLDGALPTYEDDVTRVVTERAADLGIQFEFGEAASGWEETDGGIVVTTETEDGEESSYEADRVLVAVGREPVTDTLELEATGLEPNEAGFLETDGRARTDVDNIFAVGDVAGEPMLAHKASREGVVAAEVVAGEPAALDYQAVPSVVFTDPEIATVGMTEAEAADAGFDPVVGQMPFRASGRSLTTGNDEGFVRLVADGDDEFVLGAQIVGPEASELVAEVTLAIELGATLEDIARTIHTHPTLSEAVMEAAENARGQAIHTLNR; this is encoded by the coding sequence ATGGTAATGGGCGACATAGCGACCGGAACAGACGTGCTCGTAGTGGGCGGCGGTCCCGGTGGGTACGTGGCCGCGATTCGGGCGGCCCAGCACGACCTCGACACGACACTCGTCGAGCGCGACGCCTACGGGGGGACCTGTCTCAACTACGGCTGTATCCCGTCGAAGGCACTCATCACGGCGACGGACCTCGCTCACGACGCGGGCGAAGCCGCCGAGATGGGCGTCGTGGCCGACCCCGAGATAGACATGCCAGCGATGGCAGACTGGAAGGACGGCGTCGTCGACCAGTTGACCGGCGGCGTCGAGAAGCTCTGCAAGGCCAACGGCGTCAATCTCGTCGAGGGGACGGCAGCCTTCGAGGACGAACACACCGCGCGCATCGCCCACGGCGGCAGCGGCCAGGGCATGGAGACCATCGAGTTCGAGCACGCCATCGTGGCCACGGGCTCCCGCGCCATCGAGGTGCCGGGCTTCGACTTCGAGGACGACCCCGTCTGGTCCTCGCGGGACGCGCTCGACGCCGAGGCTGTACCCGACGAACTCGTCGTGGTGGGCGCCGGCTACATCGGCATGGAACTCTCCACGACGTTCGCGAAGGCCGGGTCGGACGTCACGGTCGTCGAGATGCTCGACGGCGCACTCCCCACTTACGAGGACGACGTCACGCGCGTCGTGACCGAGCGCGCTGCGGACCTCGGCATCCAGTTCGAGTTCGGCGAGGCGGCCAGCGGGTGGGAGGAGACCGACGGCGGCATCGTCGTCACCACGGAGACCGAGGATGGCGAGGAGTCGTCCTACGAGGCCGATCGGGTCCTCGTGGCGGTCGGTCGTGAACCCGTCACCGACACCCTCGAACTCGAAGCTACCGGGCTGGAACCGAACGAGGCGGGCTTCCTGGAGACCGACGGTCGAGCCCGGACCGACGTGGACAACATCTTCGCCGTCGGGGACGTCGCCGGCGAACCGATGCTCGCGCACAAGGCCAGCAGGGAGGGCGTCGTCGCCGCCGAGGTCGTCGCGGGCGAACCCGCGGCCCTCGACTACCAGGCCGTCCCGAGCGTCGTCTTCACCGACCCCGAGATTGCGACCGTCGGGATGACCGAGGCCGAGGCCGCCGACGCCGGCTTCGACCCCGTGGTGGGCCAGATGCCGTTCCGCGCGAGCGGCCGGTCCCTGACGACCGGCAACGACGAGGGGTTCGTTCGCCTCGTCGCGGACGGCGACGACGAGTTCGTGCTCGGCGCCCAGATCGTCGGGCCGGAGGCCTCCGAACTCGTCGCGGAGGTCACGCTCGCCATCGAACTCGGCGCCACCCTCGAGGACATCGCGCGCACCATCCACACCCACCCGACGCTCTCGGAGGCCGTGATGGAGGCTGCAGAGAACGCCCGCGGGCAGGCCATCCACACGCTCAACCGATGA
- a CDS encoding 2-oxo acid dehydrogenase subunit E2, whose translation MADQQFELPDLGEGIAEGELVSWFVSVGEEVTADQTIAEVETDKALVEVPSPYDGTVSELHAEEGEMVDVDSVIVTFDVPDAAADASAASSTDDTEETVESATESVGDDSGAAAEDVPGDTPGPSTERVFAAPSTRTLARELGVDLASVQGSGEGGRVTAADVRAVSDAGGTVDADAGATATGTDAETAPASAATQGGTERSSGSSRQEPVLVESEGAARDRTLAMPATRQLAREAGVDINDVPASEERNGEAFVTPEDVRAYVESSGTEAPEEGSAPAQGAAGGAASGPTSGERVPYTGIRRTIGEQMAQSKYTAPHVAHHDEFDASDLVEVRAELSEAAEQEGVNLTYLPFVVKAVTRALQEFPFLNSSLDEAAGEIVLHDEYNIGIAVATDAGLMVPVVKHADRKGLVELAREIDDLATRARNRELAREEMQGGTFTITNIGVIGGEFSSPIINHPEAAILAMGPIAKRPWVVDDQVVPRETMRLSMSVDHRLVDGADAAQFTNRVQELLGRPARLLL comes from the coding sequence ATGGCCGACCAGCAGTTCGAGCTACCAGACCTGGGTGAAGGTATCGCGGAGGGCGAACTCGTCTCGTGGTTCGTCTCCGTCGGCGAAGAGGTCACGGCCGACCAGACCATCGCCGAAGTGGAGACGGACAAGGCGCTCGTGGAGGTGCCGTCGCCGTACGACGGCACAGTGTCGGAACTCCACGCCGAGGAGGGCGAGATGGTCGACGTCGACTCCGTCATCGTCACCTTCGACGTCCCCGACGCGGCCGCCGACGCGTCGGCGGCATCGTCCACGGACGACACCGAGGAGACAGTCGAATCGGCGACCGAATCCGTCGGTGACGACAGCGGGGCGGCGGCAGAGGACGTCCCGGGCGACACTCCCGGCCCGTCCACCGAGCGCGTGTTTGCCGCGCCGAGCACCCGGACGCTAGCCCGCGAACTCGGCGTCGATCTCGCCTCCGTCCAGGGGAGCGGAGAGGGGGGCCGGGTGACCGCCGCCGACGTGCGTGCCGTGTCAGATGCTGGCGGCACGGTGGACGCGGACGCCGGAGCGACTGCGACGGGGACAGACGCCGAGACCGCCCCTGCGTCAGCGGCCACGCAGGGTGGCACCGAGCGTTCCTCGGGGTCGTCCCGGCAGGAACCCGTGCTCGTGGAGAGTGAGGGTGCAGCGCGCGACCGCACGCTCGCGATGCCGGCGACGCGCCAGCTAGCGCGGGAGGCGGGCGTGGACATCAACGACGTACCAGCCAGCGAGGAACGGAACGGCGAGGCGTTCGTCACGCCCGAGGACGTCCGTGCGTACGTCGAATCCAGCGGTACTGAGGCCCCGGAGGAGGGGAGCGCGCCAGCCCAAGGGGCTGCCGGTGGGGCAGCCAGCGGCCCGACGTCCGGGGAGCGGGTCCCGTACACCGGCATCCGGCGGACCATCGGCGAGCAGATGGCCCAGTCGAAGTACACTGCCCCGCACGTCGCCCACCACGACGAGTTCGACGCCAGCGACCTGGTCGAGGTGCGGGCGGAACTCTCGGAGGCGGCCGAACAGGAGGGGGTGAACCTCACCTACCTCCCGTTCGTCGTGAAGGCGGTCACACGCGCGCTCCAGGAGTTCCCGTTCCTCAACTCCAGTCTCGACGAGGCGGCCGGGGAGATCGTGCTCCACGACGAGTACAACATCGGCATCGCGGTGGCGACGGACGCGGGCCTGATGGTGCCCGTCGTGAAACACGCCGACCGGAAGGGGTTAGTCGAACTCGCCAGGGAGATAGACGACCTCGCCACCCGCGCCCGCAATCGCGAACTCGCCCGCGAGGAGATGCAGGGCGGGACGTTCACCATCACGAACATTGGCGTCATCGGCGGCGAGTTCTCCTCGCCCATCATCAACCACCCCGAGGCGGCCATCCTGGCGATGGGGCCGATCGCGAAGCGGCCGTGGGTCGTCGACGACCAGGTCGTCCCCCGGGAGACGATGCGCCTCTCGATGTCCGTCGACCACCGCCTCGTCGACGGCGCGGACGCCGCCCAGTTCACCAACCGCGTGCAGGAACTGCTCGGTCGGCCCGCCCGTCTGCTGCTCTGA